One genomic segment of Capricornis sumatraensis isolate serow.1 chromosome 6, serow.2, whole genome shotgun sequence includes these proteins:
- the GAS1 gene encoding growth arrest-specific protein 1 gives MVTGLLGGGGGARRGTVPGAWLCLMALLQLLGSAPRGSGLAHGRRLICWQALLQCQGEPECSYAYNQYAEACAPVLAQRGGSDVPGAAAAAAAFPASAASFSSRWRCPSHCISALIQLNHTRRGPALEDCDCAQDENCKSTKRAIEPCLPRTSGGGAGGPGAGAGGVLGCTEARRRCDRDSRCNLALSRYLTYCGKLFNGLRCTDECRTVIEDMLAMPKAALLNDCVCDGLERPICESVKENMARLCFGAELGNGPGSSGSDGGLDDYYDEEYDDEQRTGGTGGEQPLDDDDGVPHPPRPGGGAAAAGGRGDLPYGPGRRSSGGGGCRSAPRSAWTLFASILLLPLLF, from the coding sequence ATGGTCACAGGGCTgctgggcggcggcggcggggcccgCAGGGGAACCGTGCCGGGCGCCTGGCTGTGCCTGATggcgctgctgcagctgctgggctCGGCGCCGCGGGGCTCGGGGCTGGCGCACGGCCGCCGCCTCATCTGCTGGCAGGCGCTGCTGCAGTGCCAGGGGGAGCCGGAGTGCAGCTACGCCTACAACCAGTACGCCGAGGCGTGCGCGCCGGTGCTGGCGCAGCGCGGCGGGAGCGACGTGCCGGGGGCCGCCGCCGCAGCTGCCGCCTTCCCGGCCTCGGCCGCCTCCTTCTCTTCGCGCTGGCGCTGCCCGAGCCACTGCATCTCGGCCCTCATTCAGCTCAACCACACGCGTCGCGGGCCCGCCTTGGAGGATTGTGACTGTGCGCAGGACGAGAACTGCAAGTCTACCAAGCGCGCCATTGAGCCGTGCCTGCCCCGGACGAGCGGCGGCGGCGCAGGCGGCCCCGGCGCGGGTGCGGGCGGGGTTTTGGGCTGCACCGAGGCCCGGAGGCGCTGTGACCGCGACAGCCGCTGCAACCTGGCGCTTAGCCGCTACCTGACCTACTGCGGTAAGCTCTTCAACGGGCTGCGCTGCACCGACGAGTGCCGCACGGTCATCGAGGACATGCTGGCCATGCCCAAGGCGGCACTGCTCAACGACTGCGTGTGCGACGGCCTGGAACGGCCCATCTGCGAGTCGGTCAAGGAAAACATGGCCCGCCTGTGCTTCGGCGCCGAACTGGGCAATGGCCCGGGCAGCAGCGGCTCGGACGGGGGCCTGGACGACTACTACGACGAGGAGTACGACGACGAGCAGCGCACCGGGGGCACGGGCGGCGAGCAGCCGCTGGACGACGATGACGGGGTCCCGCACCCGCCGCGCCCGGGCGGCGGCGCTGCTGCGGCAGGCGGCCGCGGGGACTTGCCCTACGGGCCCGGGCGCaggagcagcggcggcggcggctgccgcTCGGCACCCCGAAGCGCCTGGACCCTGTTCGCCTCCATCTTGCTGCTCCCGCTGCTCTTTTAG